AACGCCAAGCGCCCGCCGCACTTCCTGGCCAAGGCGAGCCTGTTCAAGATCCCGGTGTTCGGACGCCTGTTGCACAGTTCGCGGCAGATCCCGGTGGAGCGGACCACCGCGGGAGCGAACAATTCGCTCAAGGTGGCCCAGGAAGTCGTGGACGCCGGCGGCTCGATCATCATCTACCCGGAGGGCACCCTCACGAGGGATCCCGATCTGTGGCCCATGAAGGGGCACACGGGCGCGGCCCGGCTGGCCCTGCAGACCGGGGCGCCCGTCGTCCCGATCGGTCACTGGGGCGCCCAGGAACTGTTCCCGCGCTACGCCAAGAAGCTTCACCTCTTCCCGCGGAAGCGGGTGCGCGTGGTCGTCGGACGCCCGGTGGACCTGGAGGACCTGCGGGGCAAGCCGATGACCAAGACCGTGCTCACCGAGGCCACGACCCGCATCATGGATGCCGTGACCGCGCTGGTCGCGGAGCTCCGCCAGGAGCCGGCGCCGGCCGAGCGCTGGGATCCGGCCGCCCACGGGCAGGGCGCCACGGGCCGGCTGGATCCGACGGGCACCGTTAAGGAGCCGAAGAACGACGACGGCGGCGCCGCGTGAGCGCTCGCGACACCGTCACCGCACCGGGAGAGGCAGCTGTGGAGAAGATCGCCGTCATGGGCGCCGGTTCCTGGGGGACCACTTTCGCGAAGGTCCTGGGCGACGCCGCCCTCGCAGCGGGCGAGCCCCGGGACATCGTGCTCTGGGCCCGGCGTGCCGAGGCCGCGGAGGAGATCAACCGTGAGCACCGCAACAGCCGCTACCTGCAGCAGATCCCGCTGCCGGACGCGGTGCGTGCCACGGACAGTGCCGTCGAGGCCCTGCGGGACGCCGCCGTCGTCGTGCTGGCCGTCCCTGCCCAGTCCCTGCGCGAGCAGCTGCGCGCCTGGAAGGACGCCGTCGCGCCGGGGGCGCTCGTGGTTTCGCTCATGAAGGGGCTGGAACGCGGCACGGATGAGCGCATGAGCGAGGTGATCGCCCAGGAGTGGGGGACGCCCGCGTCCCAGATCCTGGTGCTCTCCGGCCCGAATCTGGCCATGGAGATCGCCCGGGAGGAACCAACGGCCTCCGTGGTGGCATGCGCGGACGAGGCCATGGCGCAGCGCGTCGCGGAACTCTGCACCGCGCCGTACTTCCGCCCGTACATGAGTTCGGACGTGGTCGGGGTGGAGATCGGCGGGATCGTCAAGAACGTCATCGCGCTGGCCGTCGGCATCTGCGAGGGCCGCGACATGGGGGACAACACCAAGGCCTCCGTCATCACCCGTGGCCTCGCCGAGACCACCCGACTGGCGCTGGCGCTGGGCGGCGAAGCCCACACCCTGGCCGGTCTGGCGGGTCTGGGCGACCTCGTGGCGACCTGCGCGTCGCCCCTCTCCCGCAACCACACCGCGGGCAAACTGCTCGGCCAGGGCCTGACCCTGGACGAGGTGGTGGAACGCATGACGCAGACGGCGGAGGGCGTGAAGTCCGCCGACGCCGTGCAGGAACTGGCGGCGCGGCATGGCGTCGAGATGCCGATCACCGCAGCGGTGGTGGCGGTGCTCGCCGGTAAGCTGGCTGTCGAGGATCTCGGCCCGCTGCTCCTGAACCGCTCCTTGAAGTCCGAGGACGGCTACTGAGCCGGCCGCCCGCACCACTGATCCGCATCACGAATCAACCGCACCACCGACGACCTGCATCACCGACGACCTGAACGGAACCACTCACTGTGACTGACGCCCGGAAGCCCCGCATCGCCGTCCTCTTCGGAGGACGCTCCAGTGAGCACGCCGTCAGCTGTGTCACCGCAGCGGGCGTCCTGGGAGCCATCGACCGGGACAAGTACGACGTGATCCCGATCGGCATCGCCAAGACGGGCCAGTGGGTGCTGCCCGAGGGCGATCTGGATCAGTGGTCGCTCACGGCGGACGCCCTGCCCGAAGTCACTCCGGGGGAGGCCACCGTGGCGCTGGCCGAGATCGGGGGCGAGCACCAGCTGATCGTGGCGGCGCCGGACCAGGTGCCGACCGAGCTGGGTCAGGTGGACGTGGTCTTCCCGCTCCTGCACGGACCCTTCGGCGAGGACGGAACGGTCCAGGGCCTGCTGGAGCTCAGCGACACCCGCTACGTGGGCGCCGGCGTGCTGGCCTCGGCCATCGGCATGGACAAGCACTTCATGAAGGTGGTCTTCGAGGCCGCCGGGCTGAAGGTCGGCCCCTACATCGCCGTGACCGACCGCCAG
This portion of the Arthrobacter woluwensis genome encodes:
- a CDS encoding lysophospholipid acyltransferase family protein, with the translated sequence MKESLGTRATFAFLAGVLRPLMNLVLSKRWEGLENLPEGGFIAAPNHVTEIDPVVVGHMLYNAKRPPHFLAKASLFKIPVFGRLLHSSRQIPVERTTAGANNSLKVAQEVVDAGGSIIIYPEGTLTRDPDLWPMKGHTGAARLALQTGAPVVPIGHWGAQELFPRYAKKLHLFPRKRVRVVVGRPVDLEDLRGKPMTKTVLTEATTRIMDAVTALVAELRQEPAPAERWDPAAHGQGATGRLDPTGTVKEPKNDDGGAA
- a CDS encoding NAD(P)H-dependent glycerol-3-phosphate dehydrogenase — encoded protein: MSARDTVTAPGEAAVEKIAVMGAGSWGTTFAKVLGDAALAAGEPRDIVLWARRAEAAEEINREHRNSRYLQQIPLPDAVRATDSAVEALRDAAVVVLAVPAQSLREQLRAWKDAVAPGALVVSLMKGLERGTDERMSEVIAQEWGTPASQILVLSGPNLAMEIAREEPTASVVACADEAMAQRVAELCTAPYFRPYMSSDVVGVEIGGIVKNVIALAVGICEGRDMGDNTKASVITRGLAETTRLALALGGEAHTLAGLAGLGDLVATCASPLSRNHTAGKLLGQGLTLDEVVERMTQTAEGVKSADAVQELAARHGVEMPITAAVVAVLAGKLAVEDLGPLLLNRSLKSEDGY